Proteins from a single region of Kwoniella dendrophila CBS 6074 chromosome 4, complete sequence:
- a CDS encoding branched-chain amino acid aminotransferase: protein MSRLSTPLRSLTRLTTRQLSKTTTFNVTSKPLLSIQSRGYKNNAQPQPMRDVMTGEIIQLPDLDASSVKITKTTTPKKPLAPSKLVFGKTFTDHMLTINWNSANGWANPEIKPYAPLELDPSSTVFHYAFTLFEGMKAYRQEDGTVRLFRPDMNMARMNRSASRIALPNFDGEELTELIKKLVVLDSEWIPKEKGYSLYIRPTLIGTQTALGVGPSSDAMLFVICSPVGPYYASGFKPVQLLATTKFVRAAPGGTGGYKLGANYAPGVVPQAEAAKEGYSQNLWLLGDEHALTEVGTMNLFVAFKQPDGTVELVTPPLDDVVLPGVTRDSALQLARDHAKGDKIPGLPEKLIVSERKLIMKDLVEAEKNGTLVEVFGTGTAAIVSAVDKIGYEGRDIQIPTGSEGLGSIAKGLLDRIIGIQTGEIEHPWSVIANPKST, encoded by the exons ATGTCAAGATTATCTACACCATTACGTTCATTAACTCGTTTGACTACACGTCAACTATccaaaacaacaacattcAACGTCACTTCAAAACCTTTATTGTCAATACAATCAAGAGGATATAAGAATAAtgctcaacctcaacctatGAGAGATGTTATGACTGGTGAAATCATTCAATtacctgatcttgat GCATCATCAGttaaaataacaaaaactACAACACCTAAAAAACCTTTAGCGCCATCAAAATTAGTTTTCGGTAAAACTTTTACAGATCATATGTTAACTATTAATTGGAATTCTGCGAATGGTTGGGCTAATCCTGAAATTAAACCAT ATGCTCCATTGGAACTTGATCCTTCATCTACTGTATTCCATTATGCTTTCACGTT atttgaaggtatgaaaGCATACAGACAAGAAGATGGTACCGTTAGATTATTTAGACCAGATATGAATATGGCAAGAATGAACAGA AGTGCTTCAAGAATCGCTCTTCCT AACTTCGACGGCGAAGAATTAACtgaattgataaaaaaaCTCGTTGTATTGGATTCTGAATGGATTCCTAAAGAGAAAGGTTATTCACTTTATATCC GACCTACTTTGATCGGTACTCAAACTGCTTTAGGTGTTGGACCAAGTTCAGATGCTATGTTATTTGTCATTTGTTCACCT GTCGGGCCATATTACGCATCAGGATTCAAACCTGTTCAATTATTGGCTACTACCAAATTCGTTAGAGCCGCTCcaggtggtacaggtggttATAAATTAGGTGCAAA TTACGCTCCTGGTGTCGTACCtcaagctgaagctgctaaagaaggATATAGTCAGAATTTATGGTTATTAGGTGACGAACACGCTTTAACCGAA GTTGGTACTATGAACCTGTTTGTCGCTTTCAAACAACCAGATGGAA CTGTTGAACTTGTTACACCCCCACTGGACGACGTTGTATTACCAGGAGTAACGAGAGATTC CGCATTACAATTAGCTAGAGATCATGCTAAAGGAGATAAAATCCCAggattacctgaaaaattAATTGTATCAGAAAGAAAATTAATCATGaaagatttagttgaagctgaaaagaatgGTACTTTGGTTGAAGTTTTCGGTACAGGTACTGCTGCTATTGTTTCTGCTGTAGACAA GATCGGTTATGAAGGTAGAGATATTCAAATTCCAACAGGttcagaaggtttaggttcaattgcaaaaggtttattagataGAATCATCGGTATCCAAACTGGTGAAATTGAACATCCTTGGTCTGTTATCGCTAATCCAAAATCCACataa